A stretch of the Rosa rugosa chromosome 5, drRosRugo1.1, whole genome shotgun sequence genome encodes the following:
- the LOC133710914 gene encoding uncharacterized protein LOC133710914, whose protein sequence is MKPRDRKIINACSAMKRFGITPAKTKTALKTLLKLYENNWELIEDENYKVLFDVLMPEEQRVEPKGKETLILESEGMTTSHKKVPSSVKTEVSELPIKRLFTGQEEKHASSLSKSSLDSNPSRRAHQNDGDSGASQPLLRRARLIRCQEEAFIRESKRELKSKNKEAPPDNNTEVFELPTKRLYTRQQKKQALSLSKSCMEIPPSRRAHQSDDDLFTDSEEAQPLLKRTRLRDQEGEAMICDSKGVIYNNIKSPSNGKTEVVEVPTNRYTRQRKKKASSLPKSCVETSLSTMAHQNDGSLFYDSEESEETPLISRRNQGRHQKKNVLVSGNKLVSGIPPPAKSPIVICLGSSSDSDVCNVDEETLEALDEEPLTVDNIACVSDMSHHHPKDVLVSGNKLDSGIPPPAKSPIVICLENSSDSDVCNVDKERLEALDVEPLTVDNIACVSDMSQMDDDEDRLELLKVEPLIVDSRGCVLDSSQVDVASSLSKGEVNISLTCNSFPQSDIHFPCMEVVEERGIKSYCNQECSLAIGTDSITDENARFREVPQLQNSKSQDVLAIKDDYQGSNCSALGFPTEVFVFQNLIKIVPHIPKHIDPCRFGCLHSLIGFPIKDIENFFGKSGKRLRVLPGLQFSKLRNVEAAENSEVVKLSVYVDNITRGEENLKIPLEGGRNAEDLSTFFYMPQNVVYKNAHVNFALRCTSNQAWCSHCFGNCLASPVPCACAMQTAGGFAYAPGGSVKDTFMEECLSVIQERKQHHYFYCKKCPLESFRKKKSSSPCKGHLLQKFVKECWSKCGCNKNCGNRIIQQGISFKLQVFLTPEGKGWGLRTLEDLPRGAFVCEYVGEIVTITELYERNMQSAGRRHTYTVLLDANWHSKGVLKDEEALCLDATVYGNVARFINHRCSDATLVQIPVEVETPDHHYYHVALFTTRNVAAMEELTWDYGIDFDDHDHPVKPFLCLCGSQFCRGSDFNVQA, encoded by the exons ATGAAGCCAAGAGATCGCAAAATTATAAATGCCTGTAGTGCAATGAAGAGATTTGGCATTACACCTGCCAAAACAAAGACAGCACTTAAGACACTTCTGAAATTGTATGAAAATAACTGGGAGCTTATCGAAGATGAGAATTACAAAGTACTTTTTGATGTTTTGATGCCAGAGGAACAG AGAGTGGAACCCAAGGGAAAAGAAACTTTGATTCTTGAATCGGAG GGAATGACAACTTCTCACAAAAAAGTTCCATCAAGTGTCAAAACTGAAGTTTCTGAACTTCCAATCAAGAGATTATTCACAGGACAAGAGGAAAAACATGCATCGTCACTCTCCAAATCTTCCTTGGATTCAAATCCATCAAGAAGAGCACATCAGAATGATGGTGATTCTGGTGCATCTCAGCCATTACTGAGAAGAGCCCGCCTAATTAGATGCCAAGAAGAAGCTTTCATCCGTGAATCAAAG CGGGAATTGAAATCAAAGAACAAAGAAGCTCCACCAGATAATAATACTGAAGTTTTTGAACTTCCAACTAAGAGATTATACacaagacaacagaaaaaacagGCATTGTCCCTATCCAAATCATGCATGGAAATACCTCCATCAAGAAGGGCACATCAGAGTGATGATGATCTGTTTACAGATTCTGAAGAAGCTCAACCACTATTGAAAAGAACCCGCCTAAGAGACCAGGAAGGAGAAGCTATGATCTGCGACTCAAAG GGAGTGATTTATAATAACATCAAAAGTCCATCAAATGGTAAAACTGAAGTTGTTGAAGTTCCAACCAATAGATACACAAGACAACGAAAAAAGAAGGCATCCTCTCTCCCCAAATCTTGCGTGGAAACAAGTCTCTCAACAATGGCACATCAGAATGATGGTAGTCTGTTTTATGATTCTGAAGAATCTGAAGAAACTCCACTAATATCTAGAAGAAATCAGGGGAGACACCAGAAAAAGAACGTTTTGGTTTCTGGGAATAAATTGGTTTCTGGCATTCCACCGCCAGCCAAAAGTCCCATTGTGATATGTCTAGGTAGTTCTTCAGATAGTGATGTTTGTAATGTTGATGAAGAAACATTAGAGGCACTGGATGAGGAACCATTGACTGTGGACAACATAGCTTGTGTTTCAGATATGTCACACCACCATCCGAAGGACGTTTTGGTTTCTGGGAATAAATTGGATTCTGGCATTCCACCACCAGCCAAAAGTCCCATTGTGATATGTCTAGAGAATTCTTCAGATAGTGATGTTTGTAATGTTGATAAAGAAAGATTGGAGGCACTGGATGTGGAACCATTGACTGTGGATAACATAGCTTGTGTTTCAGATATGTCACagatggatgatgatgaagacagGTTGGAGTTACTGAAAGTAGAACCATTGATTGTGGACAGCAGAGGTTGTGTTTTAGATTCGTCACAGGTTGATGTTGCATCATCTCTTTCAAAGGGAGAAGTGAATATTTCTCTGACTTGTAACTCTTTCCCACAGTCTGATATTCATTTTCCATGTATGGAAGTGGTGGAAGAGAGAGGCATTAAATCATATTGCAATCAAGAATGCTCTTTGGCTATAGGAACTGATTCAATTACTGATGAAAATGCAAGGTTCAGAGAGGTGCCCCAGCTACAAAACTCGAAGTCACAAGATGTTCTTGCCATAAAAGATGATTATCAAGGCAGTAATTGCAGTGCTCTAGGATTTCCTACTGAAGTATTTGTATTTCAGAATCTTATCAAGATTGTACCCCATATACCCAAACACATAGATCCTTGTAGATTTGGATGTCTTCACAGTTTAATCGGTTTTCCAATTAAGGATATTGAGAATTTTTTTGGTAAAAGTGGAAAAAGATTAAGGGTTCTCCCAGGCCTGCAATTCTCTAAGTTACGTAATGTGGAGGCTGCTGAGAATTCAGAAGTTGTAAAGTTATCTGTTTATGTAGATAACATAACTAGAGGTgaagaaaatttgaaaattcCCTTGGAAGGTGGAAGAAATGCTGAAGATCTGTCGACATTCTTTTACATGCCTCAGAATGTAGTTTATAAAAATGCCCATGTGAATTTTGCACTTCGTTGTACATCTAACCAGGCTTGGTGTTCACATTGTTTCGGGAATTGTCTCGCATCACCGGTACCATGTGCCTGTGCTATGCAAACTGCGGGTGGGTTTGCGTACGCACCAGGTGGATCGGTCAAGGATACTTTTATGGAAGAATGTTTGTCAGTGATCCAGGAACGTAAACAACACCACTACTTCTATTGTAAAAAATGCCCTCTTGAAAGTTTTAGGAAGAAAAAGAGTTCTAGCCCATGCAAAGGCCATTTATTACAGAAATTTGTAAAGGAATGTTGGTCTAAATGTGGATGCAACAAGAACTGTGGGAACCGGATTATTCAACAAGGCATTTCTTTCAAGCTGCAG GTGTTTTTGACACCCGAAGGGAAAGGGTGGGGTCTTCGAACACTGGAGGACTTGCCGAGAGGGGCTTTTGTTTGTGAGTATGTTGGAGAGATAGTAACAATCACAGAACTATATGAGCGAAATATGCAAAGTGCTGGTAGGAGGCATACATACACGGTGCTACTAGATGCAAACTGGCATTCAAAGGGTGTCTTGAAAGATGAAGAGGCACTTTGCTTAGACGCTACAGTTTATGGAAATGTTGCAAGGTTTATCAACCACAG ATGCTCTGATGCTACCTTGGTTCAGATCCCTGTTGAAGTGGAGACTCCTGACCATCACTATTATCAT GTTGCCCTTTTCACAACAAGGAATGTTGCTGCTATGGAAGAGCTTACTTGG GACTATGGCATTGACTTTGATGACCATGATCATCCCGTGAAGCCATTTCTCTGTCTTTGTGGAAGCCAATTCTGTCGTGGCAGTGACTTTAACGTTCAGGCATGA